TAATTTGGACTATCTTACAAATGTCTTTCTATATTTCTATGGGGTTAATGGGGGTATTAATGAAAACTCTGTGTCTCATTCTGAATACAGTAGTAATGCTTATTGAAAAGGTGAAAAGGGATTTCCTGATTCTGGAGTCTTTTACTTTTAGTCCTCTTTCTTTAATTGGTGTAGTCTTTGCTTATTTCTAATCAAACAATTTTCAGCTTAACAGCAGTAGATGGGGCCTGGGTAcgtatattatttataaaatagatGAACGAGGTGTAATAAAAACCATAGCATGCAACAATTAATATTTCTCTATTGAGTATAGTTTTGCAGGAGTTATACTATAGGCTACATGCTTATCAATGGTAAATGAAAAAACTTGGGTATGATAGTTCACACACAAACATCGTAGAAGTGATGCctaaaatcttgaaaatttgATTATTCTGCTAAACTTATCGTTcacaatataaaaaaagtgaAGACTGTTAGAAGTGAGCATAGGCCATTGTTGGTTGTTGGCATGAAATTGATGAGTGAAGGGGTGCCATCTGGTTTGATTGTTATCTTGTGTTGTTCCTGATTATCTATTGGGTGCAAGAGCTTTTACTCCTCTTACctttcttttaagtttttgatttgttttgCCTTTTCTTGTCCCCCTTTTTATATGTGAACAGTTTAACTAGCATGTTTTAACTAGATCCGTTCCCCCAAATCTTATAATTTAGATCATCAAGGATCCAACATCTAGATCAGCACCCCTATTGGACACCCGCACCTGAGTCTGGCACTTAGATTTTGAATGTAAACTAGATAGCTGATTGCCTAtttgttttttagttttgtGATGATTGTTAAACTTATGTTTATGCTATGCTGGAATGTAAGCAGGAAGTTTGTCAtctgttttctttctttctctggTGTTGGGTTTAGATCAAACCTTTGATTGGGGAAATGGCTGTAGGCGTCTGGAATGAGTGCTCATAAAGGACCGAGTTCTTTACTGATCCAAAACATTGAGTGTAGTGCAACCTCATCCATAcagctagtgaaagtagagacTGGATTTCTAATTTTCATTCCCGTTCATttcctcttttcctttttgttttccATACTTCTCCCTCGGCCACCTCATTTTTCTTGGTTCCCATGCCACTGCCAAAATTTGCACAAATGAAATGTAAGTATGAAACAGACAAACCTCATGAAGTTCGGAAAAAAGGAATAGAAAAAGTTTCTCTATGGCCTCATCTGGTATGGCTGCCGTACACATGGAGAATTTGGCCTAACTAAAGTAATTCTTAGGTTTGTATAACTGCTTATTTAATATCTGACAACATGACCTTTTGTTTTTGATGGGCTGGTCTGACTAGATGAGTTTAATTTTCTTGCAAACTCTAAAATTTAGCATTTGCTTATACTTTCCTGTGCACGGGAAAACTTCCTCTGACAGGATATACTAGCCTTCTGTTTTTGGTCCAATCTTTAATGGACTATGATTGTAAGTCAATTGTCATATTCTTTAACTGCTCAGCCAAGGTTTTCCCTGAGTTTCTGACTCGTGCAGGTTAGACAATTGTTAGAGAAAAAGGACAAAGGCTACGTTGTTGCAACATGTCGTAATCCTAGTGGAGCAACAGGGCTTCTGGAATTGAAGAATAAGTTTCCTGAGCGCCTTGACATTCACCCGTTAGATCTGACAGTTGAAAGCACTATCGAGGTATATTTTAATAGTTATTTCTTTGCACACATTCTCCTTTACCCTTTTTTGTTCATAAGTGGGAATATTGTATTTGCTCCACTTGCCAAAAGAATCATTTGCATATTTCATGGTTTCTTGTTTGTCTTGTTGGTTCATGAACCTTTTTGGTTTTATAACAATGCTAATTCTCAGGACTCAGTCAAATCGATCAGAGACAAATATGGCTCAGTAAACCTTTTAATTAATGCATCTGGTGTTCTTTCAATACCCAATGTTCTGCAGCCAGGTACATTGTTTCTTTGTATTATGTTCATAAATTTATCAATTGTAGCTTGGACATTGTTGCAACTTATAATGATAATGAAAGGGATAAATGGTCCTTTCCTTTCTTTTAATCATGGAATTGGTAAAGTGAATTATttatcttctctcttttttcagTACAGAAACAACACTGAGTAAGGTGCAGAGATCATCCTTGCTTCTTGCTTATGATATCAATGCTGTTGGTCCCATTTTGGTCATCAAGGTGCAGTCTTTTATTTTCTCTCATGTTGTAGGCTAAAATAACTTATTTGAATCATTTCTAGCAATCAAGGTTTTGCTCAACAATGAATATCTTGTCCTGATACTTTGACCGACAAACAAGTAATTACCCTTGTTAATGTGTACATGATCAGGAATTTCTGCTCTCTCCTTGAAGGGAAGGTGCTAATACGTTTTTAATACTTGACTTTGAAAAAGCTAAACAACTTAATTCAAGCAAGAATTTGCCTCTTTTATACTGAACTTTGCTAACCAATCAGATAAGAATAGAGTAGGAAATCCCTTTTCCAAAAGACAACATTGTCGATCTTTTTGCATCAATAGTCATAAACTAGGTCTCCAAAGCTTTGGTTCAAATAAGAGTCCGGCACGTGATGAGTTGCTAGGTGCACATCACGAGCTTGAACCCCATCGCATACAAAAAGCTTGGTATTGTGTGGGACTTTGAATCTTTCTTAAAGCTTATGAGCCCTTAACACATCAATTTCTAGCTCTTTGTTAGTAGTAATGTTGTATAACCTGTTCTTAACAAACTGCAAATGACAATCTAAACGAAGAAGTGGAGAAAAGATAACCTGATGTGTTATCTTTCGATAATCTGCACAATTCTTATCTGTCGGAGATGTCTCAGATTGTCGAAATTCCTTGCTGTCATGCTGGTAGATCTTAGTCCAGAGTCTTCTAGTTTCCATCTCAGAATTTTGAGCATATCCTTCCCTCAGAAGGTTTAAAAGTATCTTGTCTAACCCTTGTTTGTTCACAGATGTTActtgatactccctccgtcccaatttaaGTGTCTTAGTTTGACTAGggagacttttgaatcttgtggtcttaaataaaAGCTTTGTGTAGTCCTTTAAGTCATTGTGGTCTTAAACTTGCCATGTAGGACGCTGGAATCGCAAAACTtactaaatataatatgatGCACTCTTTTTGGGACAGACCAAAAAGGAAAGTTAGACACTTAAATTGGGAGGGAGGGAGTAGAAGTTAAGATAGAGGATAGACTTCTGCTTTTGGTTTCctataaattttaaactataaaaCAGACTtatctgaataaaatattttgtcctATCTCAATTGTATTCAACCAGCATCATCAGATGAAGTTGGATATTTGGATAAACCTGGTGAGTTTAACAAAAACTAAACATGGAGCATTAGGAACCTCATTGTCGGAGTCGCTGTCATGCTGATAGATCTAAATCCCGAGTTTAAGGTTTccatttcaacattttttagCTAGTGCTTCTTCCGTCATAGGGTTGGATAATAGCTTGTCTAACTCTTTTTTGTTTGTAAAAGTAGCTTGGTAGAAGTTGAGAAAGAGTACTGCCAGTTCTGTTCTGTTTCCTGTTAATTTTGAACAagaagatagacttacttttATGTCAATTGTATTGGATCACCATCGTCAAATGAAGTTGGATATTTGGATTATCCTGGTGAATTAAGGGGAAATCATCATGGAGCATATAGGAACCTGATTGTTGTACTTGCACATAGAAGATCTTGTAAAGATAGACTTATccccaaaaaggaaaaagatctTGCTAAAGTCAGCCATCTACTAGTTACTATAATAAAACTTAGAAGAGTGATCCACACATTTAAAGCAACACGTGTGTTTCATGAGTTGCCAAATGCTGCAttgtaaaaacaaataaaaaatcaacagGGATGTGTTGCGAAGAGatccttttatatatagtatATCATATCGAAAGTTCAGGATTCTCAAAATTAGatttacctttttctttttcatattgaaTACCTCTTACTTTTGACAATGTAACGTTTAGTTCATGTTTTGCGTGAACAGCACATGTGGCCTTTGCTGAAAGCTGGAGGTGGCTCTGGAACTGACAAGGATTTTGCTATTGTTGCCAACTTAAGCGCAAGGGTGGGATCGATAGGAGACAATGCTTTGGGAGGGTGGCACTCCTATCGTGCATCTAAGACTGCACTGAATCAGTGTAtgctctttaaaaaaaatctatttaccCAATTACATAGTTAACTTCTGCTGATGGATGGTAAAGTTGAATGTCTCCATGGACCTTTTTGACCAAACAATATGTCATGTAGGATAACTGAAATATGGATATCAGATGTATTATAGAGATATCTGGCATGATCATGGAAGGCAAAAAATGAAAGTTTTCTTAGCGTACAAGGATTGAGGATTTGTTGCATAATTAGGAAGCAAGTACTTATTAAATTGACCATTTGACAggaaaaaaggagaaacaaTGGTTCCAGTTTTATGTGTTTAAAGAACTAgtaagagcctgtttggattggcttattttaagtgttttaagCCAAGATAGCTTTGAAGCACTTTTGTATTGTTGGAGACTttgagtaaaataaaaaaaagtgcttttaagccaaaaagacaaaaataagccaaaagctATAAGCCCATCCAAATAGGCTGTAAGTCAAAAACTGTAAGGAAAATGAGAAGCACTTTTAAATGATCATAGAATGACCATTCCGTTCAACCAATAGCCTTTCATACATTTTATATAGTCGATGGTAGTGGGATCTGGTGCAGGTTAAGTTGTGGGATCGCTGGGTGGAGAACAGTTGACTGGGGAACAGGCAAGATGAATGTGAAGAGTGAACTGTCTCAAACACGTTAGTCTCCACCTTGGTCAGATTTCAACTTCTTATGTATCAGTCTGGAGAGAAAATCTTAAttgataattgtttttttttttacattttcgtTTTGTCCCTTTCATCTTTGCTCGAATAATCATAGGTGAGAAGTTACGTTTTCTCTACCTAAAGAATATCTAAAGTGAAGTTCACTCCTCTCTTcatatcctttttattttgcttACACTTGAGTTTAGAGATGATTAGAACCATGGGCACCCTTAAGCTCATTTATGCTCAGTGCTGTGTTTTGATTGTTGAGAGACAAGAAACTAATAATGCAATTCAGAAGAGATCACTGTTTGCACTGGCAAATGTACTGATATGCAGTGCACTTTCTTCCAAGTAGCATTTCTTGTGGACAGACAGAACAACAATTCACTACAATTACAAGAAAATGTTGGAATGTTACATTTTTAGTTTTGGGATATACTTCTTCAAGCATGTCCAGAATTCCATGATCCATGCCTTTAATTTTTCATCCAGTTTGTCCTGTAGTGAAATTGGTTCATGCTAACCATGTCTTAATGCTGCAGTAACAAAGAATGTGTCGGTGGAATTTGCACGTAAGAAGGATCCAATTATATGCATTTTGCTGCACCCAGGCACGGTAGACACTGATCTCTCTCAACCATTTCAAAGAAATGTTCCAAAAGAAAAGCTTTTCACCAAAGAGTTCTCTGTTCAGAAGCTCCTGAGTATCATGAACAACACAAAGAGATGTGATAATGGGAAGTTCTTTGCCTGGGATGGTCAAGAAATTCCTTGGTGAAATCCATACATGATGACAGGGTATCTACTTGGTTTTGATTGATTCCTCTGGGATGAtattcttgatttcttcttgtTGACCTTATTTTCTAGTTAACTTTGTATGTCCTTGTATGGATATGCGGCACTTGTTATAAGTTGAGTGAACATATATTGAAACTAGTTTCAGGGAACGTGTTGATCTCTAATTTTTACTTTAAGTTTATATCACAAAATAGTGAATCGAAAAGATACTTTATAGCTATATCACTTGAGAAAAATTTAAGAGAATTTAGAAACAGATTATTAGTTTCACTTTAATGTGTTgttttacttgtttttttttcaaatttcagtCGAAAATATATCAAAACGTCATGTCATATGGAGATTCGCATGTAGTGTCCAAAGTTCGTTGTACCATTTCTCGTCTTTGCCTTGTATGGAATTTGATATATGCTTGTTCACATTATATTACTACTCCGTGTGTCCTATATTAGATGGGCATCTTATTAAAAGTAGTTATCTCATATTATTTGATCACTTATTGAatcaaaatagaattaattaaattttcctATTTCACCCCTACATTTAATATGTTTGAATGTGAACAATTCTCAATACTAGCTATTCCTATACtctatgtatatttttttcaaaattagtttTATAGGTATTGATATGAACAAAGGGAAAAATAGTAAAGTTGATCAATCTATTAAAGTTGTACATATTTTTCCAACTTCTTGTGGAAATTAGTTTAAGACAAAaagaatgttaaaaaaaaatttactcaaaaaataataataaaggaaTCCCTTTAGTTACCCATGCGGACTAGTGGTGGCAAATGGACGAATTGAAAATAGATCTACATAAATGAGTAACTTCCAAACTATTTCGTTAACCTTCTAGTACATAACTAGGTATAGCCCAAAAACCTCAAGGGGGATAAGTCAAATTATGGTATTACCTCCACAAGTAAAACTTTTCGAAAGGCTCAGACAGTTTTTTAGTATCAATGTCTATGACAATCAACAAAAATCTATATCATTTGTCTCATTACATACACATCAGATCAAAGAATATAACAAAATAGAAAACTTCTTTTAATTTGCACTAGCTGAGTGATTTGTATAttctatatttctatttttctatgcACAAGAAAAGCTGGCAAATGTCTTGAAGACCCTAAAATAATAATCTACTAAAATGCACAGAAGCAGCTATTTAGTATTtggtcttctcacctaatttGCACAGCAAAAAAAATGGAGCAATATACAAATTACAAGCAAAGCAAAAAAGCTCTCCACTATTCAAATTCCTAAAGAAGTAACACTTGTCTTTGTTACCAACAAGATCTTCTAGCTTTACAGTGGACTTCAAATGGTAGTCAACATTCGTCTGCCAGTaccaagaaaaacaaaattaccCAGTTTTGAACTTTCTACCTGTTCAATAGAAGAAACAACAACCACCATAAggttatttttgaaagaaacaaTCGCAAGAAAATTAAGATATGTCTTTCTTAGTTCCACGATGGGTATGCTTCTCTTAAAAGTTGTACAAGTTAAACAAAGATGGACAACTAGCGAAGAGCTTGATTCCAAAAGCTGCTTAGCCTATTTTATAGTGTAGCTCACATTTTTTTCTGTGCGTCTCTCTGTTTGCTTGGGCTGGACCATTTGGATGGACAGAAACCAGAGATGCCTTGAAGGGAAATCAATCAATGTAGATATGTTGAAGTGTCTGCTTTTGTTAGCTCTGTAATCTAGATTACAGAATATACACCTAGAGGATATAATGGAGTTGATCAGTTCAGTATCAGATTGAAAAAGcacttttaaaaatgaatgcTTCTCTTGTAGAGGGGTATACCCCTACTTTTTGTACTTGACAGTtctatcttcttttttaaaataaaaaaacagcAGTAGTGCCCGGGCCAGCTTATGCACACCTCGACGATATGAATGAACCCGGTTATTCAATTGCTCACGATAAACTTTTTTAGATTCTAGGGTCTAACATAGGTCCCTGAAAGGATCTCGAAGACTCACCAAAGTACGAAAGACAGGTTCTTTCAGAAAATGGATTCCTATTCAAAGAGTGCATAACTGCCTGGTGAATACCCCTATCAATAGAAAGATCTCAAGTGCCTATTAACTAAAATATGTCACTGATTGACTGGCAACGCCGCAGCGGGAACAGTTGAAGCCATATCCGATCGAAAAAGGATGTTATTTATCCGAAACACATTTCAAGTAATTGTAGTAAGACTTGACCTGTTGACCTCGTGACTACTACTGCTCCTTTGAGCAGTAACGAGGGATCAATTGTGATCGCTTCAAATTGGACATAATCTTTGGGTTTTATCATGTTATTTGATAGTATATGCATACAAAAGATACTTGATTATCAAAAGAACGAAGAATACTACAACAACTACTAATTACTATGCCTTTGTCTTAAACAAATTGATGTGGTTGGAAGGGAAGAAAAGATGTACTTTATTCTTTCCATCCAAATTCAAAGGGACTGAAAAGCTAACCTGGAGCAATTGAGCTTCAATCTTCCCTCTTTTACTTCCCCTCCCCATATCGTCGTCTTTCACAAAGCATAGTATAGAACTCACCAGCACCTACTTGTGATttagtttgaaaagaaaagagagtttAATGAGCTACCATATATGAGCTAAAGATACCTGTAAGCACGCATGTAGTGATGCTACAGAAAAGTGATATATTCCTATAATGACTTACTTCAAGAGTTCAATGGTAAAACTGATGgtcagttattttttttttaataagtaaCATTTGTATCATAACTCAGCACTTAGGTAGTGCTAAACCCATTTACAGCAAGTCAAAGTATGGCAATATAACAAAGAACTCCTAATCCTAGCATGACTCTTTACACTTCTAGGATATTTTCTGCATCTATAGGATGTTTTTATTTTCTGTACTGTTCTACTCCTGTCTTCGAAACACCTAACATTTATTTCCTTCCAGATGGTCCACCATACACAAGCTGGTATGGTTCACCAGTAGCTCCTGTTTTTAGCTCCCTTCCCAGCTTCTTCCCAACTAGATAGAGTGTTAACAATCTAGCTAGGCATTGTCCATTGTATGCCTCTACGATTAATGAAAACCTTCCATAGTTGGTCAGTGATTCTGCAATGCAAAAACAATTGACCCACAGTCTCAGCTGTCTAACCACAAGACAGCTTCTTTTGCTAACAACCATGAGAAACATGCCACCTTCAAAGGTTCTTTGGTTCTCCAGATCTGTTTCCATGGCCATATGAAGTTTTGTGCCACTGTCGAGTTCAAAAGTTTGTACCCTGAACTTACTCCCCTTTGTTGTGCCCATTCCACCATAGTCTGTCTGTCCACCCCATTCTTTAGACTTTGAAAAGCTTCAAGAATTTTGAAGAACTCAATTAGTCTAGGAATTTCCCAATCATTCAAGTTTCTTCTGAAATTTGATTCCCAGCCTCGGAATGCCCACAAGTCAGCTATTGTTATGTCCTGGTGGATAACTAAATCAAACAGATCAGGGAACTTCTCTGCAAAACTCCAATTACCTAACCACCTATTTTTCCAGAAGATGGTTTTATACCATCACATACACTAATGGTAGAGTGATTAAGTAAATCGAGCCACCAGTTTCTAATAGATCTCTAAACAGCGACACCATAAGGATTGTTTGCTTCTTCAGTCATCCACCCCAATTCTCCATACTTTGTTCTGATCACATTTTCCCATAGAGAGTGTGTCTCATGGGCATATCTCCACAACCACTTCATTTTTTACTTTGGTTCTTTAGGTTTTAAATGTCAAGGCCCCCCTGTTTCTTGCTTGAGATGAGTTCTTTCCACTTGACTAAGTGATAACCTTTCCTGGTATTATTTCCTTGCCAAAAAAGGTTCTCCTGATCTGGTCTGGCCCCTGTACTACCCCTGCTGGGATGGGGATTGGGGAAAACGGTAATCATGTAGGTTGAGAGAGCATCTAACACAACATTGATCAAAGTGAGTCTCCCCCCTCCCAAATAGACAAGTATTGGGATTTCCATCTTGATAATTTCCTCTCATATCTTTCCAGAACATCATCCCAAATTTCCTTGGATCTTGATTTGGCCCCCATTCTTTCTCCTTTTCTATAAttaaatgttgttgttgtgtgcACAATGGCTCAGCCTCTTCAACCTCCCATTCTTCAATGGAGGACACTAATCTCTGCTCTAGTGTACTGCATGCAACTTCTTCTACCCCCCTGGCAATCTCGTCCCTAATCAGGATTTGCGACTTTGGATCCTCCGTGAGGTCCTTTTCTTACCAATAGGTAAGGTGATGCTTGACTAATGTTGAAGCTACTGTAAATACAACAAGAAGCAAGACATGGAGGTGCCGGCACACGGAGACTTCTTGTATGAGATATTTGTGTTTTGTTGCCTAATTCTGGACTTGGGGCAATTTTTGGGGCTTTCTTTTGACTTGATATATTATTAGAGCTTGGTccaaaacttttttctttttgatgatttatattaggggAAAGGGTCAAGAACACCCCTAACCTATTGGAAATGGTTTAAAAATACCCTCCTTCCAccttttggtctaaaaatacccTCATCTTTGTTTTTGGTTCAAAGATACCCTCCTTCCaccttttggtttaaaaatacttcaacccaaatttaattgaaatgaaTTCTTTTACTAATTAGTTCATTCTTTTACATAACTAAAagacaatttttaatttattcaaattcttaATATTAGCTCattctaaaatatttaaataatttaagtctatctctatttcaaaaaaaaaaaacataaaataaaataaaaaatttattgtataaaaataaagaataaaattctttttcttattatcaaaataatacaatactAATAGAACCCGTTCTTTATTTAGTCATTAAATCGACATCACCTCTTATCATAGTCATAGTCAACGTAGCTTTTCCCCTTCAGGGATTGTAAATAACGCTACAACATGTTGCCACACTTTTGCATCTACCTCTAGTGTAAAAATTGTGTAATATCTAGTGTGGTTTAATATATAATCTTTTCTACCAAAAAAATGGGCTTGTCAACAATCATTAATTCTTtatgttaaaatttaattatatcaataatttattattatacattattatttagtaaagagtaaattaaagaaaaaattaaatattgatatgattaaattttaacatgataatttgaatataattaaaaaatcaatctaaataaatcaaaaaatcaTTCCACaaatcaaaacataaaaaaataatgtataaaacgtaaataaaataaaaaaatttattctgTAAAAATGAATCATAAGATTTTTATTGtgttatttaataataaaaataagtattttatatttcatttgtaaacaataaattctatgttttattttacgttagacttaaatattttaaatattttgagatgAGCTAATATTAAgaatttgtataaattaaaaattgtctTTTAGAACACATAAAAGAATTAACTAATTAGTcaaataattcattttaattaaatttgggTTGGGAGTATTTTTAGACTAAAGGTGGAAAGAGGGGTATCTTTGAACAAAAAACAAAGGTGAaggatattttatcttttttatgacacgggaaacccgcagccgctactcTTTGGGTGCACACAGGGTAAAaaaccccgctcctatgcaatagctcgcaaaccacataggagaggtaacccgcactaggcaagcccggtgcgaccaGCTCGACCCAAAAGGTaaaccccttgctttcactggcaaggggtttcgaacttgagacctccaacatgaaagtcccaagcccaaaccactgggccaccccgaagggtaaaggtgaaggatatttttagaccaaaaggTGGAAGGAGGGTATTTTTGAACCATTTCCAATAGGTTAAGGGCATTCTTGGGCCTTTCCCCTTTATATTATGGCCTTTTGGCTacttgtaatttatttttatttaaaaaaaaaataaagatataataTAACAAGTAGCATAACTCAACAATTCTTACCAATATATAGAAGTGAATGCTTGACAAATGTTGAAGTTACTGCAGATATAATAAGCAGCACATAACTATACTTGTTTCCTTTTTCCTTACACCGTATGTTTGAAAGATGAAAGCAATAACTAATCAGACAACAAAAGTACATATATGTACCCTTTTGTatagaaatttcaaaatccaGTGTTCTGATGGTCTAACTGAGAGCAACCAAGCAATATTTTCTACTGCTTCCAATAACaacatacaaatttaaataatactaAAAGAAATTACCTTATGTAGGAGATTACTTCACTGGTTTAGCAGAATCTCCCCACAATTCCTTTCTGATCAGCTTAAGAATTTCAATAATCTGTATTTGAATGAAAGGGATATGTAAACAACATACAATGTTTACCTCTTACAAAATAAGCTTCAGGGGAAACTGCAATTCGTCAAACTGTTTACATCCCTAAACCCCCAATTCCTCCACCCATCCCCTGGAATTTGTTCACTAGCGGCAGGAAAAAGTCTTTTATCCTACTTGTCCTTTTAACTGCAGCTACTAATAGTCACCACATTGTTAACTActacatattttttcttaatttctcttcCTTGAAACCTTTGAGGCAAAAAAATCTGTCGTCAGATGCAATGGTTGTAGTGTAAGTAAACCTTAGAGATGATAATTGAACAGATTACTTACTCAAAAGTCAAATCAAGAAAACCCAAAAACACTTGTATTGAAAGGGGAAGTTAAATAAGATTTCTTCGAACAGAAGATTTGACTTACTCCAGGATAATGCTGCAAAACTGGCAAGTAATGATCAAGTGCAATGTATATCTTTTCAAGTAGGCGCAGAAGTGTATCAACCTCATCTCCCAAAAGATCAACCTGAGTATTgagcaaacaaaataaatatcagGCAAAGTATAGAAGCATGGATAAATCAAAGCACGTTCGTAATTACGTAATAAGCTTGTAACTTACACTTGATACCATTGCAGAGTTCACTACTATGAAAATGCTTTTATCAGATACTACTATGAAGATGCATAACCAAAGAGATATGCAGGAAAAACACAATATTAGGTGTTTCTATATCTTCATAGCTATCCAAATGAAATGGTATGAATATACTGATTTATATAGATAACCAACTAGTTTGGGATTATGACCTAGTTGTTGTTGTATAGTAAATGAATAGAAATTGATGGAAATGGAATTTTTATCTGGATGTCCATACAATTGCTTATTTTTTCTCTGTATAGTTTGATCACTTTGGCATGGATCATAACGACTAACGAGAGTTGGATTTTCAATTAACCTAACTCAGCCATCTCTTCATTAGTCTGCAGGccacacatatatataacataCTCAAACTAGTTATATTCCATATACCTAATCAATGCAGATCATTACCTCAGCCTCGGCCATTTGAAGGTCTGAACATCTTTTTTCAAGCCTCTGTCGGTACAATAGCACTGTTCTTCTAAGTGAATTGGTCTTCTTGACAAGAGAATTCAACTGACATGATGAATGCTTCCACCTGAAAGTATTGGAACGATCTATTATGCTGTAGGCAAATCAACAGAGTATAACTTCAAGAATTTATCTTCTGGCTTGACCTAGGTTTATGAGTAAGTTGTGCACACGTGCACACTTATCTGTTCCTGTGTGTATTTATGCCAATTAAATAAGAACTATACATGTAGTAGTGTTTCACTGTGCATCACTATTAGTTGTTTTTTCGAAACTGGTAAAGCACTGTGCATCCCAATTGTATTAGTATACAATGATTAAGCCAATCTAAAATTAAAACGTGGTGTTAATGATTAATTAAGTTGAATATACTCCCGATTACTATACAAACCTAAGCCAGATATAATGTCTCTATACCTGATATCTGACGCCTCGAAATAAGTCAGGAGCCATGAATAGAAAGTAGGATTGTAAACCACAATAAAGAAAAGCACAATGTGTTAATGCTGAAATTCCTTTGGGCACATG
The Solanum stenotomum isolate F172 chromosome 12, ASM1918654v1, whole genome shotgun sequence DNA segment above includes these coding regions:
- the LOC125847966 gene encoding uncharacterized protein LOC125847966, which encodes MHFSLAYGKECVLDLGFSNQKMKLDFLTQRAKLYLRRGYTFSTLASAVRWEGGVSMVQGASRGIGLEFVRQLLEKKDKGYVVATCRNPSGATGLLELKNKFPERLDIHPLDLTVESTIEDSVKSIRDKYGSVNLLINASGVLSIPNVLQPETTLSKVQRSSLLLAYDINAVGPILVIKHMWPLLKAGGGSGTDKDFAIVANLSARVGSIGDNALGGWHSYRASKTALNQLTKNVSVEFARKKDPIICILLHPGTVDTDLSQPFQRNVPKEKLFTKEFSVQKLLSIMNNTKRCDNGKFFAWDGQEIPW